The Flammeovirga pectinis genomic interval TACAACGAGTTGGTAAAAAAGGCTGATCTAGCTGAGAACTCAGCAGTACGAGGATGTATGGTTATTAAACCATACGGTTATGCAATTTGGGAAAAAATGCAACAAACTTTAGACAAAATGTTTAAAGATACTGGGCATTCAAATGCTTACTTTCCACTTTTAATTCCAAAATCTTATTTAAGTAAAGAGGCAGACCATGTTGATGGTTTTGCTAAAGAATGTGCTGTAGTAACACATTACCGCTTAAAAAATGCAGAAGATGGCTCTGGTGTTGTAGTAGACCCCGACGCTAAATTAGACGAAGAATTAATTATTCGTCCAACGTCTGAAACTGTAATTTGGAGTACTTATAAAAATTGGATCCAATCGTATAGAGATCTTCCTTTAAAAGTAAACCAATGGGCAAATGTTATGCGCTGGGAAATGCGTACGCGTTTATTCTTACGTACTTCGGAGTTTTTATGGCAAGAAGGACATACTGCTCATTCTACTAAAGGAGAAGCAATAGAAGAAACAAAGCAAATGTTAGATGTTTATGCTGATTTTGCTGAAAACTTTATGGCTGTTCCTGTTGTAAAAGGTGTAAAAACTGCTAATGAGCGTTTTGCTGGTGCTGTAGATACTTTCTGTATCGAAGCAATGATGCAAGATGGCAAAGCATTACAAGCAGGTACTTCTCACTTCTTAGGTCAGAATTTTGCAAAAGCATTTGATGTAAAATTTTCTGATAAAGACAATAAGTTAGAGCATGTTTGGGGTACATCTTGGGGTGTAAGTACACGTTTAATGGGTGCATTAATTATGGCTCATTCAGATGATGAAGGATTAGTTCTTCCTCCAAAATTAGCTCCTATTCAAGTTGTTATTGTACCTATTTACAAAAGTCAAGAACAATTAGATGCTATTTCTGAAAAAGCAAAAGAGATTCAAAAAGCTTTACAAGCACTCAACATCTCTGTAAAATTTGATGACCGTGATTTACGTCCTGGTTTCAAGTTTGCTGATTGGGAATTAAAAGGTGTCCCTGTTCGTTTAGCAATGGGACAACGTGATTTAGAGAACGGTACAGTTGAAATTGCTCGTCGTGATACTAAAGAGAAAAATACGTATCAATTGGATGGTGTTATCGAATCTATTCAAAAATTATTGGATGATGTTCAAGAAAACATCTTCAATAAAGCATTTGATTACCGTGAAGCACATATCACTCCTGTAGATACTTTTGACGAGTTCAAGGATGTCTTAGAAAATAAAGGTGGTTTCATTGCAGCACATTGGGATGGAACTTCTGAAACAGAAGATAAAATTAAGGACTTAACGAAAGCTACAATTCGTTGTATTCCTTTAAATAATAAGCAAGAAGAAGGTGCTTGTATCCTTACAGGCAACCCATCTACACAACGTGTACTTTTTGCTAAAGCATACTAAATAGTTGCTTTAATAAAGTTTTTTAAGCGGGTAGTAGTTGTATTTTACAAGTACTATCCGTTTTTTATTCAAAATTTCGTAGATAATATAAAATCTTATGGAAATCAATCCAGTTATCATCATTGGTGCTAGTGGTTTAGGTAAAGCTGCTCTAGATATTTTTAAGAGTCAAGATATTTTAGTGTTTTGCTTTCTTGATACCAACGAAGAACTGCATGGAGCAGAAATTGGAGAAGTATCCGTTATGGGAGCTCCTTCTAATGATGGATTTTTAAAACATATTGGCAAAAAGTGTGATGCTTTTGTGGCTATTGAAGATCAAGAGACACGTCAGAAAGTAACACAAATGCTTAAGGAACGTCGTAAATCGATGCCTGTAAATGCTATCCACAAAGATGCTAGTATT includes:
- the proS gene encoding proline--tRNA ligase, yielding MAKGLPKRGNDYSAWYNELVKKADLAENSAVRGCMVIKPYGYAIWEKMQQTLDKMFKDTGHSNAYFPLLIPKSYLSKEADHVDGFAKECAVVTHYRLKNAEDGSGVVVDPDAKLDEELIIRPTSETVIWSTYKNWIQSYRDLPLKVNQWANVMRWEMRTRLFLRTSEFLWQEGHTAHSTKGEAIEETKQMLDVYADFAENFMAVPVVKGVKTANERFAGAVDTFCIEAMMQDGKALQAGTSHFLGQNFAKAFDVKFSDKDNKLEHVWGTSWGVSTRLMGALIMAHSDDEGLVLPPKLAPIQVVIVPIYKSQEQLDAISEKAKEIQKALQALNISVKFDDRDLRPGFKFADWELKGVPVRLAMGQRDLENGTVEIARRDTKEKNTYQLDGVIESIQKLLDDVQENIFNKAFDYREAHITPVDTFDEFKDVLENKGGFIAAHWDGTSETEDKIKDLTKATIRCIPLNNKQEEGACILTGNPSTQRVLFAKAY